A single region of the Jatrophihabitans sp. GAS493 genome encodes:
- a CDS encoding acyltransferase, whose amino-acid sequence MSIVEPAPARSRHIHELDVVRVLTFACVIAVHTVSHTNPAQSVTAGGSLMLLHFTREAFFVLTGFVLVHQYIRRSIDLRRFYSRRLVTVGIPYLLWTVIYTYLPQHWTVPRTPLATLFANILTGAACYHLYFLLVSLQIYLLYPLLAMVIRATADHHGPLLAVSALTQLGFLAYLTYGSLPSGWAATLLRHQDALLISYQFYVILGAVCAFHSDLLRSCVARHRGVIGSALLPVALIAIGVFSLQLGAGWTPIHASAVLQPVMVIWSIAAVSGLFALGSLWSERRVPGAWLDRGLAYGSDRSFGIFLVHPAVLAYVLDVGWLRRTPAVPQTLLAYAATVAGSVVVVELFRRTPLSRPLTGRSMLTGTGVHKWFTQNSQPYLETPDEHSIHNERKGKHHALNGTGSSRTSEQAPLDRRHDGDGRRPTDPVLH is encoded by the coding sequence GTGAGCATCGTCGAACCGGCGCCGGCTCGCAGCCGGCACATTCACGAACTCGACGTGGTGCGGGTGCTGACCTTCGCCTGCGTCATCGCCGTACATACCGTGTCCCACACCAACCCGGCTCAGAGTGTCACGGCCGGGGGGTCGTTGATGCTACTGCACTTCACCCGTGAGGCCTTCTTCGTCCTCACCGGATTCGTCCTTGTTCATCAGTACATTCGTCGTTCCATCGATCTTAGGCGCTTCTACTCTCGTCGCCTGGTCACGGTCGGAATCCCCTACCTGCTCTGGACAGTTATATACACCTACCTGCCTCAGCACTGGACGGTACCGCGGACGCCGCTCGCCACCCTGTTCGCGAACATCTTGACCGGGGCGGCGTGCTATCACCTGTACTTCCTGCTGGTGTCGCTGCAGATCTACCTGCTCTACCCGCTGCTGGCCATGGTGATTCGAGCCACCGCCGACCACCATGGGCCGCTACTGGCGGTGAGCGCCCTCACGCAGCTGGGATTTCTTGCTTACCTCACTTACGGGTCGCTCCCCTCGGGATGGGCGGCGACGCTGCTGCGGCACCAGGACGCACTGCTGATCTCCTACCAGTTCTACGTCATCCTGGGTGCCGTCTGCGCCTTCCACAGTGATCTGCTCAGGTCCTGCGTCGCCCGGCATCGAGGAGTCATCGGTAGCGCGCTGCTCCCGGTCGCCCTGATCGCGATCGGGGTCTTCAGTCTGCAACTAGGGGCCGGTTGGACGCCGATTCACGCCTCGGCCGTACTGCAGCCGGTAATGGTGATCTGGTCGATTGCGGCGGTGTCCGGACTCTTCGCGCTCGGATCGCTCTGGTCCGAGCGGCGGGTACCCGGAGCATGGTTGGATCGCGGACTGGCCTACGGATCTGACCGGTCGTTCGGCATCTTCCTCGTCCATCCGGCGGTTCTCGCCTACGTGCTCGATGTCGGTTGGCTGCGACGGACGCCCGCCGTTCCGCAGACCCTCCTCGCCTACGCGGCCACGGTCGCCGGATCCGTCGTCGTAGTCGAGTTGTTCCGGCGAACGCCGCTGAGCAGACCGCTCACCGGACGTTCGATGCTGACCGGCACCGGTGTTCACAAGTGGTTCACGCAAAATTCTCAGCCTTACCTCGAGACCCCGGACGAACATTCAATACACAACGAACGAAAGGGAAAACATCATGCACTCAACGGCACTGGATCTTCCCGAACATCAGAGCAAGCCCCGCTCGATCGGCGTCACGATGGTGATGGACGGCGGCCTACCGACCCGGTACTTCATTGA
- a CDS encoding phosphosulfolactate synthase, with product MHSTALDLPEHQSKPRSIGVTMVMDGGLPTRYFIDVVSSFGGLIDVMKLGWGTSLVTDDLKYKIDALADAGVDFYFGGTLFEKFLSQDRFDDWRRFCDRFDCRYVEVSNGTIPLSNQRKAQYVDLLANDYRVFSEVGFKDQAKSEAMTAQVWIDYIRQDLAAGAHMVITESRESGKSGICSADGRLKRDLIDQIAESDINLDRVLFEAPTKDVQIQLIRRFGSQVNLGNISTSDIVALETLRLGLRGDTLLDFATVSRPDYDAAGEAVGREVQHA from the coding sequence ATGCACTCAACGGCACTGGATCTTCCCGAACATCAGAGCAAGCCCCGCTCGATCGGCGTCACGATGGTGATGGACGGCGGCCTACCGACCCGGTACTTCATTGACGTCGTCTCCAGCTTCGGTGGGCTAATCGACGTGATGAAGCTCGGCTGGGGTACCTCGCTGGTCACCGACGACCTCAAGTACAAGATCGACGCGCTGGCCGATGCCGGGGTGGACTTCTACTTCGGTGGCACTCTCTTCGAGAAGTTCCTGAGCCAGGATCGCTTCGATGACTGGCGACGCTTCTGCGATCGCTTCGACTGTCGCTATGTCGAGGTATCCAACGGAACGATCCCCCTCAGTAATCAGCGAAAAGCTCAGTATGTCGACTTGCTCGCCAATGATTATCGAGTCTTCAGCGAGGTCGGATTCAAGGACCAGGCCAAATCCGAGGCGATGACCGCGCAGGTCTGGATCGACTACATCCGCCAAGATCTCGCCGCGGGAGCCCACATGGTGATCACCGAGTCCCGGGAGAGCGGCAAGAGCGGCATCTGCAGTGCGGACGGGCGCCTCAAGCGCGACCTCATCGACCAGATCGCCGAGTCGGACATCAACCTCGATCGGGTTCTCTTCGAAGCGCCGACGAAGGACGTGCAGATCCAGTTGATCCGCCGCTTCGGTTCGCAGGTGAATCTGGGCAACATCAGCACCAGTGACATCGTCGCGCTGGAGACACTTCGGCTCGGGCTGCGGGGCGACACCCTGCTCGACTTCGCCACCGTGTCCCGGCCAGACTATGACGCCGCGGGTGAGGCCGTGGGGCGCGAGGTTCAGCATGCGTGA
- a CDS encoding VOC family protein: protein MRESGDAFHLAIPARDLDEAHEFYVGGLGCKLARRYGDRITLDFFGDQVVCHLSAKFERAPELYPRHFGVTFRSIEDYDRLVHLAETRGLRFYAKPFTRFETMVEEHSSFVLQDPSNNLLEFKHYSDPRMMY, encoded by the coding sequence ATGCGTGAGAGCGGCGACGCCTTCCACCTGGCGATCCCGGCGCGCGACCTGGATGAGGCGCATGAGTTCTACGTGGGCGGCCTGGGCTGCAAGCTGGCCCGGCGCTACGGAGACCGGATCACCCTGGATTTCTTCGGCGATCAGGTCGTCTGCCACCTCTCTGCCAAGTTCGAGCGGGCGCCGGAGCTCTACCCCCGTCACTTCGGCGTCACATTCCGCAGCATCGAGGACTACGACCGACTGGTTCACCTGGCCGAGACGCGTGGCCTTCGCTTCTATGCCAAGCCCTTCACCCGGTTCGAGACTATGGTGGAGGAGCACAGCAGCTTCGTGCTGCAGGATCCCTCGAACAATCTCCTGGAATTCAAACACTATTCCGACCCGCGGATGATGTACTGA
- a CDS encoding SGNH/GDSL hydrolase family protein encodes MGGAVVKGAGRRKFWVSATALGVAAAAGTVALVQHEAPSPVNDAGAAVGAHSSETPIRLGTVRSRRLLVVGASYTEGLGASSPEQGYAYQLGRELGWPTTVDGASGTGFLNPGPRDQGTFAARIRRLPSSVAPGIVLLQCGRNDAQYPGAEVRRAVISTIKLIRSLYPEAQLTFLGPIPGALPVQPDLADDQRLLAQTARAERVPFIDPIAERWITPKNERRFSGPVPAHPDDAGYAYIAGRVAADLRALMGAPTQI; translated from the coding sequence ATGGGTGGCGCGGTTGTGAAGGGCGCCGGTCGCCGCAAGTTCTGGGTCAGTGCCACCGCGTTGGGCGTCGCAGCCGCCGCCGGTACCGTCGCCCTGGTTCAGCATGAGGCGCCCTCCCCGGTTAACGACGCGGGTGCTGCGGTTGGAGCACACTCGAGCGAGACGCCGATCCGGCTCGGTACGGTGCGCTCGCGTCGGTTGTTGGTGGTGGGCGCGTCCTACACCGAGGGTCTCGGTGCGTCGTCGCCCGAGCAGGGTTACGCCTACCAGTTGGGTCGAGAGCTGGGTTGGCCGACCACTGTCGATGGGGCGTCGGGAACCGGCTTCCTCAACCCCGGGCCGCGGGATCAGGGCACCTTCGCCGCCCGGATACGCCGCCTTCCATCGTCGGTAGCTCCGGGTATCGTCCTGCTGCAGTGCGGCCGAAACGACGCGCAGTATCCGGGCGCCGAGGTTCGGCGTGCGGTGATTAGCACAATTAAGCTCATCCGGTCGCTCTACCCCGAGGCTCAGCTCACCTTCCTCGGTCCCATCCCGGGGGCACTGCCGGTTCAGCCGGATTTAGCGGATGATCAACGCCTGCTCGCGCAGACGGCGCGAGCCGAACGAGTCCCGTTCATCGACCCGATCGCGGAGCGGTGGATCACGCCGAAGAATGAGCGGCGCTTCTCCGGGCCGGTGCCGGCGCACCCCGACGACGCGGGCTACGCCTACATCGCCGGACGGGTAGCGGCTGACCTCCGGGCGTTGATGGGTGCCCCGACTCAGATCTGA
- a CDS encoding peptidyl-tRNA hydrolase, which produces MSVPANAAEPAAEPAAESAAAAAPEHRSTPGHRDPKGEAPWAMQLVVRIEKADPPSRTAALEAAALATVMLLTDDRAQADGVWEPAIHRWLDGHIRKHVRRARGAQWEQSQQLPGVTVTHRGAEARAFVPMSTAGLPPELRKLQLSGTELEDPDRVDDHSAAEPQPDGALVIAITPLPPLPLGKAAAAAGHAAQLAAMSMPEERFQLWAGAGFPLLVTHPTPADWLKFSSQAPVTVVDAGFTVVEPNTMTAAATWR; this is translated from the coding sequence ATGAGCGTTCCCGCCAACGCCGCCGAGCCAGCCGCCGAGCCGGCGGCCGAGTCAGCCGCAGCTGCGGCACCCGAGCACCGCAGCACCCCGGGGCATCGTGACCCGAAGGGGGAGGCGCCGTGGGCCATGCAACTGGTGGTTCGCATCGAGAAGGCGGACCCCCCGTCGCGGACCGCCGCGCTCGAGGCGGCCGCACTGGCCACCGTCATGCTGCTCACCGACGACCGCGCCCAGGCCGACGGCGTGTGGGAGCCGGCGATCCACCGCTGGCTCGACGGGCACATCCGCAAGCACGTCCGCCGGGCCCGCGGCGCGCAATGGGAGCAGTCCCAGCAACTGCCCGGCGTGACCGTCACGCACCGGGGAGCCGAGGCGCGAGCGTTCGTACCCATGTCAACCGCGGGACTCCCGCCCGAGCTGCGAAAGCTCCAGCTCTCCGGAACCGAACTCGAGGACCCGGACCGGGTCGATGACCACAGTGCCGCCGAGCCGCAGCCCGACGGCGCTCTAGTCATCGCGATCACGCCGCTTCCGCCACTACCGCTCGGCAAGGCGGCCGCCGCGGCGGGCCACGCTGCTCAGCTCGCGGCGATGAGCATGCCGGAGGAACGCTTTCAGCTCTGGGCGGGTGCCGGGTTCCCGCTACTCGTCACGCATCCCACCCCGGCCGACTGGTTGAAGTTCAGCTCCCAAGCACCAGTCACCGTGGTCGACGCCGGGTTCACAGTCGTCGAGCCGAACACCATGACCGCCGCCGCAACTTGGCGCTGA
- a CDS encoding alpha/beta fold hydrolase, which produces MSDEGQHRVLEVAGGRIHLVEQGVGPLVLLVHGFPESWFSWRRQLPALAAAGYRAVAIDVRGYGRSSKPSEIEAYRMLELVADNVGVVRALGEDTAAIIGHDWGSPIAANSALLHPEVFTAVALLSVPYSPRSRYRPTESMGRIGGEGEEFYISYFQQPGRAEAEIEPDVRGWLAGIYAGLSADVVTADEMRSIFMVKRGGRLSDRFPAAAGVRPAWLSAEELDAYTEEFERTGFTGALNRYRNIDRDWEDLADWDGAPITQPSLFIGGELDASSSWLADAIRRYPTTLPGLVSSHILANCGHWIQQEHPEAVNRLLIDWLNGLPARV; this is translated from the coding sequence ATGAGCGACGAGGGGCAGCATCGAGTTCTGGAAGTAGCCGGCGGCCGGATTCACCTGGTCGAGCAGGGGGTTGGGCCACTTGTTCTGCTCGTCCACGGCTTCCCGGAGTCCTGGTTCTCCTGGCGGCGCCAGCTCCCGGCGCTCGCCGCGGCGGGCTACCGGGCGGTGGCCATCGACGTGCGCGGCTACGGGCGCTCATCGAAACCGTCCGAGATCGAGGCCTACCGGATGCTCGAACTGGTCGCGGACAACGTCGGCGTCGTTCGCGCCCTGGGCGAAGATACGGCGGCGATCATCGGTCATGACTGGGGTTCACCCATCGCGGCGAACTCGGCGCTGCTGCACCCAGAGGTCTTCACCGCGGTGGCGCTGCTCAGCGTGCCCTACTCACCGCGCAGCCGGTACCGGCCCACCGAGTCGATGGGCCGCATCGGCGGGGAGGGAGAGGAGTTCTACATCAGCTACTTCCAGCAGCCCGGACGGGCCGAGGCCGAGATCGAGCCCGACGTCCGCGGGTGGTTGGCCGGAATCTACGCCGGTCTCTCCGCCGACGTCGTCACGGCGGATGAGATGAGGAGCATTTTCATGGTGAAACGGGGTGGGCGGCTCTCCGATCGCTTCCCCGCCGCCGCCGGCGTGCGTCCGGCCTGGCTCAGCGCGGAGGAACTCGACGCCTACACCGAGGAGTTCGAACGGACGGGCTTCACCGGCGCGCTGAACCGGTACCGCAATATCGACCGTGACTGGGAGGACCTCGCCGACTGGGACGGCGCACCCATCACCCAGCCGTCGCTGTTCATCGGCGGCGAACTCGACGCATCCAGTAGCTGGCTGGCCGACGCGATTCGGCGCTACCCGACCACCCTTCCGGGTCTGGTGTCGTCACACATCCTCGCGAATTGCGGTCATTGGATCCAGCAGGAGCACCCCGAGGCGGTCAACCGGCTGCTCATCGACTGGCTGAACGGCCTCCCAGCGCGGGTCTAG
- a CDS encoding VOC family protein, with protein MDWTLEVVIVPVSDIARSIEFYRDRVGFHLDHDTTNEYMHVAQLTPPGSGCSIVIGDLPAQRAMEPGSLKGVQLVVADAYRAREELLARGVEVSEITVFDERDGGTFFGFDDPDGNSWAVQQLKARAQKPLIPKSE; from the coding sequence ATGGATTGGACTCTTGAGGTCGTCATCGTGCCCGTCAGTGACATCGCCCGCTCCATCGAGTTCTACCGGGACAGAGTCGGCTTCCATCTCGATCACGACACCACCAACGAGTACATGCATGTCGCCCAGCTCACCCCGCCCGGGTCGGGCTGCTCGATCGTCATCGGCGATCTCCCAGCCCAGCGCGCGATGGAACCGGGATCGTTGAAGGGCGTGCAGCTGGTGGTGGCCGATGCTTACCGGGCGCGGGAGGAGTTGCTCGCCCGCGGCGTCGAGGTGAGCGAAATAACCGTTTTCGACGAGCGCGACGGCGGCACCTTCTTTGGTTTCGACGACCCAGACGGAAATTCCTGGGCCGTTCAGCAGCTGAAGGCTCGCGCCCAGAAGCCACTGATTCCGAAGAGTGAGTGA
- a CDS encoding DeoR/GlpR family DNA-binding transcription regulator, whose translation MDATERSSRLVDALRRNGRIDVSWAALEFGTAEMTIRRDLDLLVDRGVARRVRGGAVSLLMRGEELPFGMRELDAVETKRRIAAAVANLIDDGEAVALDSGTTVTEVARSLADRRLVAMPLSLHAAMALAGSSSARLMMPGGETRPGELSMIGPLALASIAALRFDTAVLGCCGVSPEGQVTAHDLGDMAVKQALFASSRRRILALDGSKFSQAALAVVCAVSDFDIVVTDQTAPESATAPLEKAGVVVHRV comes from the coding sequence ATGGATGCAACTGAGCGGAGCAGCCGGCTCGTCGATGCGCTGCGGCGCAACGGCCGGATCGACGTCTCCTGGGCCGCCCTAGAGTTCGGAACGGCTGAGATGACGATCCGGCGCGACCTGGACCTGCTTGTCGACCGCGGGGTTGCCCGCCGGGTACGTGGCGGCGCGGTGAGCCTGTTGATGCGCGGCGAGGAACTGCCCTTCGGCATGCGCGAGCTCGATGCGGTGGAGACGAAGCGTCGGATCGCCGCGGCCGTCGCCAACCTGATCGACGATGGTGAGGCGGTCGCCCTCGATAGTGGCACCACCGTCACCGAGGTGGCCCGGTCACTGGCTGACCGGCGGCTGGTCGCCATGCCGCTCTCGCTGCACGCAGCGATGGCGCTAGCCGGGTCGTCCTCGGCCCGATTGATGATGCCCGGAGGTGAGACGCGCCCCGGCGAGCTGTCGATGATCGGGCCGCTGGCCCTGGCCAGCATCGCCGCGCTGCGCTTCGACACGGCAGTGCTGGGGTGCTGCGGTGTGTCGCCCGAGGGTCAGGTAACTGCCCATGATCTCGGAGATATGGCAGTAAAACAAGCGCTCTTCGCCTCATCCCGACGCCGCATCCTGGCCCTCGACGGAAGCAAATTCAGTCAGGCTGCGCTGGCCGTGGTCTGCGCTGTTTCGGACTTCGACATCGTCGTGACCGACCAGACGGCTCCGGAGTCGGCGACCGCGCCGCTTGAGAAGGCCGGGGTGGTGGTGCACCGTGTCTGA
- a CDS encoding MFS transporter → MSDVAALTAYSPQRIAAASRATYAAFIGAGFAFASWASRIPQVRSRLELSPAHLGLVLLAIAAGSVVALPISGLILHRLNTRVTVTVMAFLLSAALCIVGVGYLGGVVPVLVGLFLLGFANGAWDVAMNVQGADVERHLGKAIMPRYHAGFSLGTVFGALIGAVMIALSVPVTAHLVGAAVVVAVVVPLMVRQFLPDPVHLDVDGESNSSAPSTLARWREPRTLLVGVFVLAFAFSEGTGNDWISVALIDGYHAEAVVGTLGFAVFLTAMTVARWSGPGLLDRYGRVVVVRWLALVAVVGLILFVFSPNVPLAFVGALLWGTGTSLGFPVGMSAAADDPAAAAGRVSVVASIGYCAFLGGPPLIGFLGSRVGVLHALTAVAVLLAIAMMLANALRPLSVTAPVPTTESQVEVDRSATGR, encoded by the coding sequence GTGTCTGACGTCGCCGCCCTCACCGCCTACTCACCGCAGCGAATCGCGGCGGCTAGCCGAGCGACGTACGCCGCCTTCATCGGGGCCGGGTTCGCCTTCGCCAGCTGGGCTTCGCGCATTCCGCAAGTGCGAAGCCGTCTCGAGCTCTCGCCGGCTCATCTTGGGTTGGTGCTGCTGGCGATCGCGGCCGGATCGGTGGTTGCGCTCCCGATCTCCGGCCTGATCCTGCACCGGCTGAACACCCGGGTGACGGTCACGGTCATGGCATTCCTGCTCTCCGCCGCACTCTGCATCGTCGGCGTCGGGTATCTGGGCGGTGTGGTGCCGGTACTGGTCGGGCTCTTCCTCCTCGGTTTCGCCAATGGTGCCTGGGACGTGGCGATGAACGTCCAGGGCGCGGACGTCGAACGTCACCTGGGGAAGGCGATCATGCCGAGATACCACGCCGGATTCAGCTTGGGCACGGTCTTCGGCGCACTCATCGGCGCCGTGATGATCGCCCTCAGCGTGCCGGTCACCGCGCATCTCGTCGGCGCCGCCGTCGTCGTCGCGGTCGTCGTTCCGCTCATGGTGCGTCAGTTCCTGCCTGACCCGGTTCACCTGGATGTCGATGGCGAGTCGAATAGTTCAGCGCCGAGTACATTGGCCCGCTGGCGGGAGCCGCGCACGCTGCTTGTCGGTGTCTTCGTCCTCGCCTTTGCCTTCTCGGAGGGAACCGGCAACGACTGGATCAGCGTCGCGCTCATCGACGGGTATCACGCCGAGGCCGTCGTCGGCACCCTTGGTTTTGCTGTCTTCCTCACCGCGATGACGGTCGCCCGGTGGTCCGGGCCAGGGCTGCTCGACCGCTACGGCCGCGTTGTCGTGGTGCGCTGGCTCGCGCTGGTTGCGGTGGTCGGGCTCATCCTCTTCGTCTTCAGCCCGAACGTGCCGCTGGCCTTCGTTGGGGCACTGCTCTGGGGCACCGGAACGTCGCTGGGCTTCCCGGTCGGAATGAGCGCGGCGGCCGACGATCCGGCTGCGGCGGCGGGGCGAGTCAGCGTGGTCGCCTCGATCGGCTACTGCGCGTTCCTCGGCGGCCCCCCGCTCATCGGATTCCTCGGCTCCCGGGTCGGAGTGCTCCATGCCCTGACCGCCGTCGCGGTCTTGCTGGCGATCGCCATGATGCTGGCCAATGCACTTCGCCCCCTTTCGGTCACTGCGCCGGTGCCCACGACGGAGTCGCAAGTTGAGGTCGACCGGAGCGCGACCGGTCGGTGA
- a CDS encoding HNH endonuclease signature motif containing protein, translating to MDDDAREPLGGCESADGSAAASDNEADFTQYGIELGEPFCAESVAGLLDGESGSESASHLALTVLDVLAAPETFAKHFAISDPDPADLSLLSALDPRALTAAGRVDLLAALRRQSASVKAAITEGVAVVVERVTEDGLSLELGYECANAEISTALMISPRVAAFELSHATQLVTKLPATMNLLRRGVITDAHAAVLARETVGIDDRAVLAAVENSVLTRAPGQTAQLFSRSVKRAVLKHNHVTVEQQQRDVMAKRTVEHTPRPDGMAEIWALLPAEDAAAVIAAVNALAWHTSSDDPRTADQRRADSFTHVFIDALNTPGYVPTQHGRRPSIQVTVAMTTLMGVNDLPGQLEGHGPIPASVARRIAADPTGTWRRLITDPATGELMEYGRTRYTPPQDLTDFVITRDQICSFPTCNVPAIRTNLDHEVPFPQGPTNKVNLRCKCRRHHRLKHQTRWRVKTTEGDAGTTSEWTSPNGHTYSNQAPPLHDPDADTWGALDPESTYREGAGREWADPGGAGRQGVDREGVDREGVGREGVGRQRADPERADPEGADPDDDPAPF from the coding sequence ATGGATGACGATGCGCGCGAACCCCTGGGCGGCTGCGAGTCGGCCGATGGGTCAGCTGCTGCGTCCGACAATGAGGCTGACTTCACTCAGTATGGGATCGAGCTGGGTGAGCCGTTCTGCGCCGAGAGCGTTGCCGGTCTGCTGGACGGCGAATCGGGTTCTGAGTCAGCGTCTCATCTCGCTCTGACAGTTTTGGACGTTCTGGCTGCCCCGGAGACGTTCGCGAAGCACTTCGCCATTTCCGATCCGGATCCGGCGGATCTGTCATTGCTCAGCGCGCTGGATCCGCGGGCTTTGACCGCGGCTGGTCGGGTTGACTTGCTAGCTGCTCTGCGTCGTCAGTCGGCGTCGGTGAAAGCTGCCATCACTGAGGGGGTTGCGGTGGTGGTGGAGCGGGTCACCGAAGATGGGTTGTCATTGGAGTTGGGGTATGAGTGCGCCAACGCCGAGATTTCAACGGCGTTGATGATCTCCCCGAGGGTGGCGGCATTCGAGCTGTCCCACGCCACCCAATTGGTCACGAAACTCCCGGCGACGATGAACCTGCTGAGACGGGGCGTCATCACTGATGCTCATGCCGCGGTGCTGGCGCGGGAGACGGTCGGCATCGATGACCGGGCGGTGCTGGCGGCGGTGGAGAATTCGGTACTCACCCGGGCTCCGGGGCAGACGGCGCAGTTGTTCAGCCGCTCGGTGAAACGTGCGGTGCTCAAGCACAACCACGTCACCGTCGAGCAGCAGCAGCGAGACGTGATGGCGAAGCGAACGGTGGAGCACACACCCCGCCCCGATGGCATGGCCGAGATCTGGGCGCTGCTGCCCGCCGAGGATGCTGCGGCGGTGATTGCGGCGGTGAACGCCCTGGCCTGGCATACCAGTTCTGACGATCCACGGACGGCCGATCAGCGCCGAGCTGACTCGTTTACCCACGTGTTCATCGACGCTCTGAACACTCCCGGGTACGTCCCGACCCAGCACGGGCGCCGACCGTCGATTCAAGTGACCGTTGCGATGACGACGTTGATGGGAGTGAATGATCTGCCTGGTCAGTTGGAAGGGCATGGGCCGATCCCGGCGTCGGTCGCGCGCCGCATCGCCGCCGACCCGACTGGAACCTGGCGACGGCTGATCACCGACCCGGCGACCGGCGAGTTGATGGAGTACGGGAGAACTCGCTACACCCCGCCGCAGGATCTCACCGACTTCGTCATCACCCGCGATCAAATTTGCTCGTTCCCGACCTGCAACGTACCGGCCATCCGCACCAACCTCGACCACGAAGTCCCGTTCCCACAGGGCCCGACCAACAAGGTCAACCTTCGCTGCAAATGCCGCCGGCACCACCGCCTCAAACACCAAACGAGGTGGAGAGTGAAGACAACCGAAGGCGACGCCGGCACCACCTCCGAATGGACCTCGCCGAACGGGCACACGTACTCCAACCAGGCACCGCCACTCCATGACCCCGACGCCGACACCTGGGGAGCTCTCGACCCCGAAAGTACCTACCGAGAAGGTGCGGGCCGAGAATGGGCCGATCCCGGAGGTGCCGGCCGGCAAGGTGTCGACCGAGAAGGTGTCGACCGAGAAGGTGTGGGCCGAGAAGGTGTGGGCCGACAACGGGCCGACCCCGAACGGGCCGACCCCGAAGGGGCCGACCCCGACGATGACCCGGCGCCCTTCTAG
- a CDS encoding PaaI family thioesterase, with the protein MSGRTLRNLGEERARRNTVRGLWRTLGYELESWEVGRAVVSWTATEEYGFAAESGYVVQGGLVTAVLDAAMGSACWTVLDQSQIFLTADLRVEFLRSTRVGALRATGTVVRSTPRVVFCAGELHDADGTLLAASRCTQVVLPADHPGSRSLTGS; encoded by the coding sequence ATGAGTGGACGAACCCTTCGCAACCTAGGTGAGGAGCGGGCGCGGCGCAATACCGTTCGCGGTCTCTGGCGCACGCTCGGGTACGAGCTGGAGAGCTGGGAGGTTGGCCGAGCCGTTGTCAGCTGGACGGCCACCGAGGAGTATGGCTTCGCCGCCGAGAGCGGGTATGTCGTGCAGGGCGGGCTGGTCACGGCTGTGCTTGATGCGGCGATGGGCAGTGCCTGCTGGACGGTTCTCGATCAGTCGCAGATCTTTCTCACCGCCGACCTTCGCGTCGAGTTTCTGCGCAGCACTCGGGTGGGTGCGTTGCGGGCGACGGGGACGGTCGTGCGTTCAACGCCCCGGGTGGTCTTCTGCGCCGGCGAGCTGCACGACGCCGACGGCACCCTGCTGGCGGCGAGCCGATGCACGCAGGTGGTTCTCCCCGCCGACCACCCCGGATCTCGGTCCCTGACTGGTTCCTGA